Proteins from one Gossypium raimondii isolate GPD5lz chromosome 8, ASM2569854v1, whole genome shotgun sequence genomic window:
- the LOC105793702 gene encoding agamous-like MADS-box protein AGL80 produces MTRKKVKLAYITDDSARKATYKKRTKGLMKKLRELSTLCDIDACSIMYSPYESQLEVWPSPMGVQQVLSKLETIPEMEKSKNMLNQESFLSQKTTKASEQLKKHCKENWEKEMTQVMFNTICGKGVIHGLNFEALSEINLLLDKKMSDIDKRIDALARTPLNPQWVSSSSSSSLVAVPPMMMVAPETMPRTGTEDIVQEDVNEMDPIQRQQWIMELMSNNNSQTHVGGNGMMFQFGDNINPNNGL; encoded by the coding sequence ATGACAAGGAAGAAGGTTAAGCTTGCTTATATCACCGATGATTCAGCAAGGAAAGCCACCTACAAGAAAAGAACGAAGGGTTTGATGAAAAAACTAAGAGAGTTGAGTACCCTTTGTGATATCGACGCTTGTTCTATCATGTACAGTCCTTATGAGTCCCAACTTGAGGTTTGGCCTTCCCCCATGGGAGTCCAACAGGTGCTTTCCAAGCTCGAGACAATCCCCGAGATGGAGAAAAGTAAGAATATGTTGAACCAGGAGAGTTTCCTCTCCCAAAAGACCACCAAAGCATCTGAGCAGCTAAAGAAGCATTGCAAGGAAAACTGGGAAAAGGAGATGACCCAGGTCATGTTCAATACGATTTGTGGCAAAGGGGTCATCCATGGTTTGAACTTTGAGGCCTTGAGTGAAATCAACTTGTTGCTCGATAAAAAAATGAGTGATATTGACAAGAGGATTGATGCACTTGCTAGGACACCCCTAAATCCTCAATGGGTGTCATCATCATCGTCCTCGTCCCTGGTTGCAGTGCCACCGATGATGATGGTAGCTCCCGAAACGATGCCGAGGACAGGTACGGAAGATATTGTGCAAGAAGATGTGAACGAAATGGATCCAATACAAAGGCAACAATGGATCATGGAACTGATGAGCAACAACAACTCTCAAACTCATGTGGGAGGCAATGGGATGATGTTCCAATTTGGTGACAACATCAACCCCAACAATGGCCTTTAG